The following is a genomic window from Microthrixaceae bacterium.
CCTACACCGAGCGCCGGTGGGACGACCTCGTGGAGTCGGTGCGCGTCATGGGAGACAGCGGAGACGACGCCCCCTTCGAGATCATCGTGGTCATCGACCACAACCCGGGCCTGGCCGCTCGCGTCCGTGACGAGGTGAGCGGCGTCCACGTGGTGGAGAACCAGGGCAGCCGGGGTTTGTCCGGTGCGCGCAACACGGGTATAGCCGAGGCCCGCGGCGACGTGGTGGTCTTCCTCGACGACGATGCCGTGCCTGCCCCTGGCTGGCTCCCCCACCTACTTGCCCCCTACTCGGACGAGGCGGTGATGGGTGTGGGTGGGGCCGCCGATGCCGTCTGGCCCGACCTCCGTCCAGCGTGGTTCCCCGCCGAGTTCGAGTGGGTGGTCGGTTGCAGCTGGACCGGTCTCCCGGTGGAGCTCGCCCCGATCCGGAACCTGATCGGGTGCAACATGTCGTTCCGCCGTGAGGTGTTCGACCTGGTCGGCGGCTTCCGCGAGGGGATCGGCCGGGTCGGGACCACGCCTTTGGGTTGCGAGGAGACCGAGCTGTGCATCCGTCTCCGCCAGTCCAGACCATCGACCGTTCTGCTCTACGAGCCCCGAGCCCGGGTCAACCACACGGTCTCCCCCGACCGGATCCGTTGGCGCTACTTCCGATCGCGGTGCCATGCCGAAGGCCTGTCCAAGGCGCTCGTGACCACCGAGGTCGGCAGTCGAGACGGGCTTGCCGCTGAACGGGCCCACACCCTCAAGGTCCTACCCAGGGGAGTTTGGTACGGGCTCAAGGCGACGGCTCGAGGCGACCGGTCCGGTCTGACCCGGGCCGGAGCCATCATCGGTGGACTGGCCTGGACTTCGGCCGGCTACGCCTCGGGCCGGATCACCGCCCGCCGAAACCAGCGTCGAACCGGCGTTGGTTCCGGCTCGCCATCGGGGGCCGAGTCGACGCCCGCTCCCAACCGCGACCACCGGTCACCTCTAGACCGATGACCAACCTGTGAACACCTCGCCTAGCGCATCCGTGGCGCCGAGACCGCCGGCGTCGGGGCAGGGATCGGGATCGGGTCGGGTTCGTCACCACCTGAGCATTCCCCTTTTCAGGAATGCCTACGCGCTGGTAGCGGCCAGCGCTCTCACCTCGGTCCTGGGCCTCATCTACTGGGGTGTCGCAGCTCGTCGCTACCCCGAGATCGAGGTCGGCCGAGGCGGGGCCGCCGTGGCCGCTCTACTGCTGATCGGCGGTGCCAGCCAACTGAACCTCACCCACATCCTCCCCCGCTTCCTCCCTGCTCACGGCGAGCAGAGCCGACGTCTCGTCGTACTGTCGTACGGCGCCGCAACGGCCGCGGCGGTTGTCATCGGCGGGATCTTCGTGACGTTGGGCGGAGTCGATTCGTCGCTGGGGGGCACCGGGTCTCCCTGGCCCGCCAGAGCCGCGTTCGTTGCAGCAGTGGTGGCGTGGAACATGTTCACCCTTCAAGATGCGGTGCTTGCCGGCATCCGTCAGTCCGTGTGGGTACCAGTAGAGAACGGGCTGTTCGCGGCAACCAAGGTGGCGCTGGTGTGGCTGTTGGCTGGCCACATGCCCAGATCCGGGATCTTCACGTCGTGGAGTGTTCCGGCCGCGATGATCGCCGTCCCGGTGAGCATCGTGTTGATGACCCGGTTGCTCCCGGCCCATCAGCGTTCCACCGCCCACCGTGAGGCGCCTCCGTCTGGCGACCTGCTCCGGTACTCCGCTGCCGACTACCTGGGAGGACTTTTCCAGTTGGCGTCGGTGAACCTGATGCCGTTGTTGGTGGCGGCGATCGTCGGGCTTCGAGCCAACGCCGCCTTCGCCACAGCATGGATCGCAGCCAGCGCCTTCGACCTGGCCCTGGCCAGCGTGGGGGTGTCGTTCACGGTGGAGGGGGCCAACGACGAGGATCGGATCCACGCATTGCTGGGGAGCACCGTTCGCCTCAGCGGGGCCATCACCGCCGGTGGGGTGGCAGCGATCATGGTTCTGGCCCCAACGGCCATGTCGATCCTGGGCGAGGGGTACGAGGCTGGAGCCGATGTGTTGAGGCTGCTGGCGTTGGCGATGCCGTTCAGGGCCGCGCTGACAGTATTCCTCAGCGTTGCCCGACTTCGACGTCGGCTGGTGGCGATGATCGCTACCCAGGCTGCCAGTTGCACCATCGCGGTGGCGTTGGCCGCATACCTACTGCCTCGTCAGGGGATCACCGGGGCCGCTCTCGGCTACGCCGTCGCCCAAGCGGTAGTGGCGGTGGCCGTGATCCCGACGATCACCCGCGAAATACAGGGCGCCGGACACCACGGACGCCCAAAGCACCCCGGTCCGGCGGTGATGGCTTGACTCCCCTCTCCACCTCTGCATCTTCGTCCAGTGACGCCGGTTCGAGGCCGAGCCGGTCCGATGAGCCGACCGGGCGCGGGCGCACCGGACCGCCATCGACCGCGGGCCGGGGCTGGGCGCTCCCATGTGCCATGACCATCGGCGCCTTGGTGTTGTGGCTGTGGGGTACGGCGCGACTCGACCCATCGGCCATGTCCGACGCTGGCCTCGTGTCGGTGCTCGGCTGGCAGTTCCCGGTGTCGTTCGCGCTGCTGGCCGGAGCGTTCGCTATGTGTGTGCGCCACCGCGACCGTCGTCCCCTACTCGTCCTCCAGACGATCCTGCTGGTAGTGATGATCCAGGGAATCACTCCACTGGTGGAACCTCACCCGGCGTACTTCACCGCCTATCTGCACGTTGGGTTCGTCGACGAGATCATCCGTAACGGTCACACCGTGCCCGAGCTAGATGCCCGCTTCAACTGGCCCGGGTCGTTCGCTTTCGCCGCGCTCGTCTCGGCCGCAGGCGGCGAAGACAGTGCGATGAGCCTGGTCCGATGGGCGCCGGTGGCGTTCAACCTGGCCTTCCTGGCCCCACTGTGGATGATCGCCAAGGCACTACGAACTGATCATGCCGGGCGGTGGATCGCCCTTTGGGTCTTCGTGGCCGCCAACTGGGTTCACCAGGACTACCTCGCACCCCAAGCCGAGGCCTACTTCTTGTACCTGGTGGTGGTGGGGCTGGTACTGCGCTACCTGGGCGGAGAGGGCACTCACTGGACGGCCAAACGCTCGCCGTTCGTCCCCGAGTTGGTGCTTGACCGCCTCCGAAGACTCCAGGACCTCGACGGAGCCAGGCGGAGGGAGGCGGCCGGGTCCGTGGTCGACCCCAGGACCACCCGGTTCTTGCTGTGGAGCATCGTGGCGGTTTGTGCCACCACGGTGGTCAGCCACCAGCTCACCCCGTTCGCCCTCATCGCCGTCGTGGGGGTACTGGTCCTGGTCGGCGCCTGTCGGGCGGTCCACCTGCCAGTGATCATCGCCGTACTGTTCGTCGGGTGGTTCTCGGTGGGGGCCGTGACCTGGTGGAGCAGTCACCTCGGAGAGCTTGTGAGCGGCTTCGGCCAGTTCGGAGACAACGCGTCGTCGGGCCTGCTGGCCCGACTCGGCGGTAGCGACCTACGAGCGGTGGTGCTGTGGTTGCGGGTGGCCTTCTCGGCGGTGATGCTGGGCGGAGCCATGGTGCTGGCTGGGTTTCGATGGCGGGCTGGAAAACCTCCGGTGGCGGCCCTGGCCCTGCTGCTTCCACCATTCCTCCTGGTCGGAGGTCAAAGCTATGGCGGGGAGGTCCTCCTCCGGTCCTACCTGTTCGCCCTGCCGGCGGCATCCATCCTTCTGGCTCAGGGTCTTAGCGCGGCGGCCCGAAGGCGCGCGACGGCAGCTGGGGTGATGGTTCTTGGTGGGGTCCTGACGGTGGCTGCCATGGCTGGCCTTACCGTTCGCTTCGGAAACGAGCACTTCGAACGGGTCACCGACGACGATCTGGCCGCTGTCAGTTGGGTCTATGAAAACGTTCCCCCCGGCACGGTCCTGGTGGCCCCGACCCGCAACCTGCCGTGGCGCTATCGGGACCTGACCAGCTATCGCTATGAGCCGCTGGACGAACAACCGTTGGACTCCACCGACAAGGTCCTCGCCTTGATACCCGACGACGGCAACGCCTACCTGATATCCACCCCGGCGCAGCAACAGTTCGGCGAACAGCTTGCCTTCCTACCATCGGGGTGGTTGACGTCGATAACCGCAGAATTGGTCGACGCCGGGGTGGCCACCGAAGTCTTTCGCCAAGGCGACGCGGCGGTCTACCGACTCGATGCGGGCCCCAAGCCATGAGCGGAACCGATCTCCGACGGCATACGGCGGCCGTGATGCTGATCATCTCACTGGTCGCTGGGGTTTCGGCTGGCCTCGATCTGAGGTGGTCAGGGCGCCCCCTGGTCACCCTTGCCTATTTCACGTTCGTACCGGGCTGCACCCTGTTGCTGTTTCGGCGCCTCGGCGAACCGTTGATGGAGGTCTCGCTCGGGGTGGCATTGAGCGCCGCCGTCGGAACTGCTGTGGCCCTGTCCATGGTGGCAGTAGACCAATGGCACCCGAGCGCGGCATTGACAACCATGGCCATCGTCACCGCCTCGGCCCTGATCTGGTTCCTGTGGCGGGGTGCTCCCGAGGAGGTCGATCGATGAGCACGGTCTCGGCTGTCATCACCGCGGTCTCGTGTTTGGCGGCCGTCGTGTGCCTGGTCCGCAGGGACGAAGAAACGCTGACCTCGGCTCCCAGGTCGGCACTGGCATCGTCTGCCTGGCCGATCACCATCGCCGCGGTAGCAGTCGCGCTGATCAGGATGGTGATCATCTACTAACGGCCCCGGCCCCAACCGGCGACCAAACTCCGCCACAAGGCTCTGCCTTCGGCTGATCCAGACTCAGGCCGGGGGCACCGGCGCGTATGTGTGGCGCAAGCGTCGGGCCACGAAACCCATCGCGGCCAAGCGCTCATCCAGCCCCGGGAGACGCCCGTCCACGCACACCGCCAGGGTGCGAACCCCATCAGCTTCGAGCATTGCGGCCAGGGCCGCCATCGCGGCCTGCTCGACGTCGGCCGCCTCAGCCGGGTCGAGAGATGGATCCGTGCCCATCTCGATCACCTCGGCGGTGCCGGGCGATCCCGGACCCGACGCGATCCGGCGGGCCCAGCAGAACCCGGCCAGCCCGTCTCCATTGGGGTGATCCACCACCGCTACCCGGTCGCCGGGTTCGGCAGGAATTCCCGCCATGTCGTTGACCGGTTCGAGCCCGGTGATGGCTGTGACCAGCGAGATCCACCCGGCTCGGTCACCATCGGGCGAGGCGGGCCCTCCCCTCGCCGACGGCGTCAGGCCGGACTCCATGGG
Proteins encoded in this region:
- a CDS encoding glycosyltransferase, with the translated sequence MTHRRHGAAQGPASHLTARKGSDPTASPTASVIICAYTERRWDDLVESVRVMGDSGDDAPFEIIVVIDHNPGLAARVRDEVSGVHVVENQGSRGLSGARNTGIAEARGDVVVFLDDDAVPAPGWLPHLLAPYSDEAVMGVGGAADAVWPDLRPAWFPAEFEWVVGCSWTGLPVELAPIRNLIGCNMSFRREVFDLVGGFREGIGRVGTTPLGCEETELCIRLRQSRPSTVLLYEPRARVNHTVSPDRIRWRYFRSRCHAEGLSKALVTTEVGSRDGLAAERAHTLKVLPRGVWYGLKATARGDRSGLTRAGAIIGGLAWTSAGYASGRITARRNQRRTGVGSGSPSGAESTPAPNRDHRSPLDR